Genomic DNA from Candidatus Hydrogenedens sp.:
CACAGAAGCGAGCACTTTAATTGCAGAAGGAAAAGTGCGACATACGGCATCGGGACTAACAACCTTTGGAAGTTGGACCACAGCATCTGTGAAAGAGCCATTAGAAATTCTGGAGAAGGCAGGATTTTGGGTAGAAATTACTGATAGCCCAAGTCAGATTATCTGGGAAAAAACGGCTATAAATGCAGGAATAAATCCATTAACGGCTATTCTAAATGTTCCCAATGGTATGTTGTTGAAAATTAGAGAAGCGCGAGAATTGCTTCGTGAACTTGTGATAGAAGCATCTAAGGTAGCAGGAACAGAGGGCTATCGTTTTTCACGAAGTCTGGTGGAAGTGGCAGAGGAAGTCTGCGAAAAAACGGCAGATAATATATCCTCGATGTTGCAGGATATCCGTGCCGGGAAACGAACTGAAATAGATTCCATAAGTGGCGAAATTTTCCGCCGCGGGACATCGGCATTTCTCACAACACCGCGAACAAAACTGGTTTATCAACTGGTTCGGAGTTTGGAACAGCGTGAGATTACCTGACATTCCATACGACAGTCCCTATACCTTCTCACGAAAACAAAAAATTGCGTTAACAATTCTTCCTCCCGTTATTTCTTTTTTTCTGAAAAATCTCTTTGCCCTTTGTGAATGGACTGTTTTTGATAAAGAGGAATATGTTGACCGAACGATGGAAACAGAGGGACGAGTATTAATTGCTTTCTGGCACGAACACATGGCTTTTGGAGCTCATTTGTTTCAAGGAACACATTATCATACCCTAACGAGTTATAGTTATGATGGAGAATTGGCTGCGCGTATAGTTCACCGTTTTGGATTAGAGGCTGTTCGTGGGTCAAGTTCTAAAGGGGGAAGCGATGCATTAAAAGGATTACAAAAAGCACTGGAAAATCAGGGCTGTGTAGGCTGGACATTAGATGGTCCCAAAGGTCCGCGGCGAGTTGCGAAACCCGGTATCGCCGTTTTATCGGCAAGAACAAAAACGCCCATTGTGCCTATGACGGCAATTGTTAGCAAGTGCTGGCGCCTTAACTCATGGGATTGTTTTCCCGTTCCCAAACCTTTTTCTAAAATATATGTCAGTTTTGGTCCTATAATTCCTCCTCCATCATCAGAAGAAGAACATCAAATTGAAAATACCCGAAGAGAAGTTGAGAATGCACTAAATACACTTATCCAACGACTACAAAAAGTAACAGGTATCCAGGAAAGTATATAAAACAGATAAATCAATCCCTAATTCTGTGGGGAATATAAAGGGATTAATGTAGATAAAGAGTTACAAAGTTTCATTTCTTTTTTTGGGTGTTGACTTTGAATATTTATATTGTATAGCACATCCTAATAAGCCCAGTCCTAACCATGTGAGCATACTAATCATTCGAAAATAGGAGGGTTCGAAATCGGGAGTAATAGAAAGGATACCTATCAATTCAAGCAATCGCACTATAGCCCATACGACAATTAGCGAACCAATAGAAGATGTTGCAACAACAATGATTATTTTTTCGATAACAAAAGATAGAATACCTCCCAATATGCCTGAAATAAGTAAGATAATAGGAATATTCATTACCGGCAATAAAACAATCCCGAAAGAAAATCCACCAATCACACCTAATAAAAAAATTCCTGATTTGTAAAAGAAAATCGCAAAAAGACTACCTAATATACCTAAAAAAAAGGAAAGAGCAATCGTTAAAGGGAAAAGGTGTGTTGCATATCCCTCAAGAAGCAGGAAAGAACTGGAACTTAATATACAAAAGCCACACAATCCAATAATCCAATAAACTATGCGATAACCTGTAAAACATATCAGAAAGCCCAACAACATTACTAAAAATATCGTAGATAGATGGATGGGAAAATTTAGTATTTGTTGAAAAATATCCACAGGTTTTATCAGACAGAAATTTAAATAACTTACTTTTCCCTCAAATCAAGTCGTGGTCTTCCCTTGTTTTTTATAAAAAACTCCAAGTAGTAGCAAAGTTAAAAGAAAAACAATCCTATCCCCTTTGTTTCCCAGCTCATTTCTCTGTTGTGGATGTGTGTTACAGGAGATAATATTTCGCAACCAGGAGCCTTGTCCACCCATGTAAATATAATATTTTTTACCATATACCTCAATCACAAGTATTCCAGATACTTTATTGAAATCTTGGGGCGTAAATTTGACCTGAAACTTCACCGTTTCTTGAGGTTCTACAAAAAACGACCGTTCTCCGACGATTTGGAACTCAGGTTCACCTATAACCCAGATATAGAAAGGAATAACTTCTGTGCCGATGTTCTGAGCAGTAAATTCACTAATCACCGAATTTTTCAACGAGACACTACCAAAGTCCAGATTGCTATTTACCGCAGGTGTTATTATTAATGGGACATCTTTATCAATAGGAGGAATTTCAATTTCCCCTTCATTAGGGTTTTCCTGTGGAGTTATTGCATTCGAGACAAACAAATCAAAATCCCCTTCTGCATTTTGAAACTCTTTACGGTTTGAAATTCGGTCGCCATCCAGGTCTGCTGTTGCTCGTAGGTATAATCCACCACTTAAATTATAATTTTTTAAATCAATTGTAATTCCAACTTGACTTATAGCCCCCTGAATAAAGTATTGGATAGCCATAGGTTCTCCTAAGGTAATAATTTCCGCACTAAAGCGTTCAATTTCATCACAAGTAATGCCGTATAATTGTTGAATGGCGATACATTTACTACCCAGAGTATTATCCTTTTTTATCTGAACCCAATTAAAGTAATAAATGGCAACCAGTAAATCATGGTTTGGTACGGTTTCGTCTCTTAGAACGCGGTCTAATAATCTTGCATGAGCACGGTCAGGAATACCATTTTTATCTTCATCAATCTGGTCCGGGTCGGCATTGGGGTCAAAGGCTTTTATAATTTTTACAAAAATATTTTCGGCTTCAATATCTAAAACATAGGCAGTTGAAGAACAAAGTAATGATAAAATGAAACAAAAAGAAATAAATATTTTTTGTATTTGTGTTATTTTCATACTTTATTTAAAATTAAGTTGTTCGTTTTCCTATTAGACTATGTTTCCTGTAAAATAGATTTATAATATTTACATTTATTTAATGAATATCATTCCAACAATTTTAGTTCTATTATATTAAATTCACGAGGATAAAACAATGAAGTATTTTAAAACGGCACAATTTGTTCCCGGAAAGGGAGATGCATGGACTTATTACGAATGTGATGATAATGAAACGATACAACGACAATTGACCTATATCCCCGAAACAGAAGAAATTTCAAAAGTGCCTGACCCCATTGTAAAAAGGTTATACCGTCCTGAATTGTTAGAACCTTCCGCTGCAGAAGAATTTATATCCCTCTGGGAAAAAAAATAAACATTAAAAATATTAAATGGAGAAGTTAAATTGAAAATCAAAAATCCTTATTTGAATTCGGCAAATTCTATTTGGGTAAAAGGGAATTTACACACACATACAAGTGTAAGTGATGGTGCCTTCAGCCCACAGGATACTATAAACCGATATGCTTCTTTAGGCTATCAATTCCTTATGTTTAGCGAACACGATTTGGTGGCTCCTATAAATGGGCTGGACACAAAGGGAATGGTTATCATTCAGGGGAATGAAATAACAGAAGAAGGACCCCATTTGCTTCATGTAAACGCGAAAAAGAAGGTTAATCCCTATCTAAACCGTCAAAAGGTTCTGGATGAGATACGAAAAGATAATGGTTTTGCTATTATTTCCCATCCTAACTGGGAAGAGGATTTTAATCATTGTCCGCAGGAATTTTTGGAGACATGGGAAAATTACACGGGTATTGAGGTGTACAATGGTGTTGTTCGTTGTTTACCGGGAAATCCCTGTGCCACAGACCGTTGGGACTTACTTCTTTCTCAGGGAAAATTTGTCTGGGGATATGCCAATGACGATACCCATTGGGAAGAGAACTTCGGCGTTGCATGGAATGTTGCACAGGTTGAAAGTTTGACCCTGGAAAATGTCCTGAACGCTCTAAAAAATGGGAACTTTTACACCAGCACAGGAGTTGAGATAGAAAAAATCATTGTCAATTCAAATAAAATATCTCTAACTACCTCCAATGCTAAGAAAATTGCTGTTATTGTGGACTATGGTCGGAGAATTAAAGAAGTTCATGGGAATTCTATCTGTTATGAAATTAGCGATACTTTCCCATATTCCTACATTCGTTTTGAATGTTGGGGAGAAGGTGAAGCTCAAGCGTGGACGCAGCCTTTCCGTTTGGTATAAAAAATAGCCATAGGATTGTTTTGTATACAAAGAGTTTCTCAATAGAAAAGGTAAAAAGTAGCACTTGTGTTTATACCCATACATTCCCTCTTTTTCTCTTCCCTGTTTTATCTCGTCAGTAAGGATGTTGAGAAAATCGTTTAAATGGCGTTTGTCCTGATGTTCCAAAATTTCCCTTAAAAGGTTGAAAATAGAATTACATTGTTCAATAATATTATCATAGTAAATCTTTTGCTTTTAAACGAATTGCTTTTTCTTGTTAAAACGCAAAGATAGTACATTTTTTGAAAAATGAACGGCTTTGTATCAAGATAAGAAAGAGATAAATTGTGGAAGAGTGATATGTGTTTTATAGATTTATTGCATGTGAAATTTACTAATGACAAGGAGCTGTCTAATGAATAATCGAGATTGTTACGGAAAGCCTATATATTTTTTCTTATTTCTATTTTGTTGCGTGATTTTTCTTTCTGGAAGTAGTTCCTGGGCAACTCCAATTCAGATAAGTAGTATTGAGGAGTTACAGAAGATAGGCAATGATGCAAACTACCCCTTAAATGGAGTATATGAATTAACAGAAGATATTGACGCAAGTGCCACATCAAACTGGAATGAAAAAGCGGGATTTAAACCTATAGGAACATTTAATAATCCATTTGCAGGTGATTTTAATGGCAAAGGTTACAAGATAAAAGGTCTTGTCATATCGCGGGCAGATGAAGACGATATAGGATTGTTTGGCTATGTAGATGCAGGCGGTAAAGTTCATAATCTCCGTTTGGAAAATGTTTCAATTAAGGGTAATTCGAATGTAGGTGGGATTGTCGGACGAAACGAGGGAGTAGTAACTCAGAGTTGTGTTAATAGCGGAACGATAAAAGGAGCCGATTATGTTGGTGGTCTTACAGGACAAAATGTAGGAACAGTAAGTCAGTGTTATAATCTTGCGACGATAACAGGAAATAACCGCGTTGGGGGACTTATAGGCGAAAATCTGGCTTCCGTTAGTAATAGTTACAATTCAAGTTCCGTTACAGGGAAAGATTATGTTGGGGGACTTATAGGCTATAATAATAGCCAGGGAAATAATGTAACTAATTGTTATAGTAGGGGAACGGTCAGGACTACAGCCGCTTCCACAGAAGAACGCATAACAGGTGGACTTATCGCAAAAAAAGAAAGTGGTAATATTAACAATTGTTACTGGGACATAAATGCGTCGGGGCAGAGTACTTCTGATGGAGGCACAGGAAAAACAACGGAGGAAATGAAACAGAAAGGCACTTTTATAAATTGGGATTTTGAAACCGTTTGGAGAATTTATTCCAGTGATGTATATCCTTATCCCTATCCTTTCTTACGGGATATTAGTCCGGGAAGTATCATTGTGGACAGTGTTGGAGAATTACAGAAGATAGGAAAGATTTATCCTTTAAATGGCGAGTTTGAATTAATTAAAGATATTGATATGTCGGGCATAGATTTGCCTCCTATTGGAACGAACAAAGATAATCCCTTTAAAGGCAAATTTGATGGGAAAGGATATAAAATAATCGGTCTAACAATTAATCGAACTTCCGAAAACTATGTTGGTTTATTTGGCTATGTTGATACAAAAGGCGAGATTAAGAATTTGAACATAGAAAATGCTTCGGTATCAGGGTCTTCTTTCGTTGGTATATTGGCGGGTCAAAGTTATGGTACCGTGAGTAATTGTTATACAGAGGGTTCTGTATCCGGGTATACCAGTGCTTCTTCAAGCACTTCTTCCTCTATTGGTGTATTAATAGGTCAAAATCATGGGACAGTGAGTAGTTGTCGTGCAAAGGGTTCCATTTCAGGCTCTACAAACATTTCTTCTATCGGAATATTAGCGGGTCAAAATTATGGCACTATAAGTAGTTGTCATGCAGAAGGTTCTGTGTCCGGGTATGCTTCGATTGGTGGTGCCGTAGGTTCAAATTCTGGCAAGATAAGTAGTTGTTATGCAGAAGTTACAACGCAGGGGAGTATAAATGTTGGTGGTTTGGTAGGTGAAAATAATAATGAAATAAGTAACTGTTATGCTACGGGTTCTGTTTCCGGTATTTTATATAGTGGCGGTCTTGTAGGCGGAAACTATAGGGGCACAATAAATTATTGTTATTCAGCAGGTCCTGTATCAAAAACTTCAGGGGCTTCATATATTGGCGGACTTTTGGGATATAATCATTTAGGTACGGTAAGTAATTCGTATTGGGATACAGAAACATCAAAACAGAGCAGTTCTGCGGGTGGCACTGGTAAAACAACGGCAAAAATGAAACAACGAGCCACTTTTGCAGGTTGGGATTTTGAAAAGGTATGGTATATAAAAGAAAATGAATCGTATCCGCAATTAATATCCCAATTTGTTGGTTTAAATGTTGTTCCAGATGTGGTCGGTATGAATCAGAATTCCGCACAGACTGTAATAAAGTCTGCAAATTTGACAGTAGGGGATGTTATACAGGAATGTAGTAATGACACATCCTCAGGGAATGTTATAAGTCAGAATCCCCCAGCGGGAACTCAAGTAGACCCGGGTTCCGTAGTTACTATTAAGGTTTCCACAGGTGCATGCCCAATGACATTAAAAGAATTAAAGAACATAATAAAGAAGCGTTTTTCACTATTGGATGCGAATGGAGATAACTTGATAAGTTGGGATGAATTAAGTATTGTATATCCCTGGTTAACTCGAGAGATATTCAGTCAAATAGATACCAATGGCGATGGGAATATCAGTCAAGACGAAGCAACAACAAAGAATGCTTGTGGCTGTACCAGCAAATCTTTTGGCAACGATTCCTTATGGAGACATCTATTTGATTTTATATTTATTGGAATATTATTGTTTATGATGAACGGTTCACGATTAAATAAATAAAGATTGTTGATATACAGTAAGTTTCGAGAATTCTCTCTATTGTTTTGTTGAGTTATATCCTATAATTTTGTGATATTATTGGCAGAAAAGGAAACCTTTTTTATGTAATTGGGTATTAAATTAGTATATTATATTTTTCAGGAAAAAAAACTGTAATAAAATCGAATGAAAACAATATTCTATATTAGGTAAGATAAGAACTTAATATACAGGAGTCTGAAAATGAAACATATAAAAGAATTAACCACCTTGCACAAAGCAGAAATTGAAACGACTTTGAGTATCGGACAGATATTAACCCTTGTTGCAAATATTTTATCTGTCGTGGCTCAGGCTTTTGTTGCTAAAGAAGGAGGTTCAACTTCTTCTAAGTAGTTAAAATAAAAGGAGATAGAAATAATGAAAAGAATTCAATGTATCACTGTAAAACCATCAAAGGCACAGCAAGGACAAGGTTCTAATTTTTGCACGAATATCGAAAGCGATTACCAGGCATTTCTTTGTTTCTTACTTTCTGTGCTTACGAATTTCTTCCTGCCCTTAGCAGAAATAAAAAAACCACAAGAAACAACAAATACTACAACCAGTTCATAAAATACGGGACAATTGAAGTTTGTAAAATACTGTATATTTAGTATAATAGATTTATAGTTTAAAGGTATTTTTATGAAACATATCAAAAAACAGACATATAACAGACCTGTTCAAGCGGTTACTGTTGATGTTCTTTTGACTCTTTTTCTACAAATATTAGAAGCCGTTCGAACTTTGCTTGAAACGAGAAATACAGATAACACCTCAACATTGGACGGAAGTGGTAAGTGAGAATGGTTCGGAAGAAGATACATATAAAGAAAATAACACAGCCTATCGCTGCAAGTGATTTTCCTTTTACCACTGTAAATATAATAAAATTTATTGAAGATATTATAAAGATTTTTATTCCTGTTTTTAAGAACAAAGACCCGGAAGCACCGCCACCGAGTACCGGTACAACGATGCCGACAACAACAAATACATCTTCAAGCAGTTAAATAAATTTGTATATAATAACAATCAAAAAATTGCAATATGGGAAAGAGGAATATGAAACACATTCGAAAAATGACATTACGGAAAGCCGACGCTTTTACAAACTTCTTAAATGCAGTGTGGCGTGCCTGGCAGGATTTCCGTTACGAAAAGAAAAACGAAATTGGTTTTTAATTTTTCGTTATCATAAGCAGGGATTTTTTTCGATTGTATCCATGCCATCGTAGGGCGTGGAGGTGCGGAATTTTAACTGCGGGATGTAACCTTTCTGTATGATAAAAAAAACTCATGCGATTATTCGCAATGCAGACCGTTTTGATGCTAAAGAACTCCTTCGTTTCTATCTGCACAAACCTATATTTGCTTCCCTGCTGGATACGAAACGGGAACCGCTCATGCCCAATCTGAGCGAGTTAGAGGAACTTCTGCAACATAAAGATGCGGCTCAGTCCTTTTATGCAGTTGAAAATAAAATGGGCGACATTTGCGGTTTCGTTGTCCTGAAAGGGATAAATCCCGAAGCACTTTTTGGAGAGATAATGCTTCTTTTTGAAAATGAAACATACGAAAGAGAAGAGGTTCTAATTCAAGAAGCACTGGAATTTATTGAGACGCGGGCATTTGAACAACTCCATCTAAGAAAATTAATGACGACCTGTTTGGATGAAGAGGAAAATCTGCGAAACTTTTTATTAAATCATTCCTATCAATGCGAGGGATGTATGCGAGAGGTGCTATTTACCTCTGGAAAATGGCATAATCTTGAGACATGGGCAAAATTTCAAATAACGAAAGTTTGTCGGAAGAATTGAAATAAGAAGGGTTTTTTCGTGAGTATTATTACAAAATCTTTTATCCGTAGAGCAGACCGAGACGACTTAGATACACTCATCCGCTGGATGGAAGATGAAGATTTTCAATATTTTTTATATGGTGACCCTGCCCGTTCTCCGCGAACTATTCGTGAACAGATTATCGGATTTCTAAGTAAAAATACAGGAAGTCCTATCCCTGCCAGTGTCTATTTTATCGTTGATTCTCCAGAAGGACCTTTAGGTATGATTTCACTACAAAATATTAGTTGGCGAAATCGTTCCTGCAATCTGGATGTATATATAGCCCCGGAACATCGAAATCATCTGACCACGGGGATTAATGTTTTTCGTGCATTAGAGTATGCCTTTGACGAACTCAATTTACATCGTATTACCGCTATTATTTATTCCTTTAATAAACCTTCATGGAAATTATTGGAATTTCTGGGAGCCCAAAGGGAACTTACGCTGAAAGACCACATTACCCGAAACGGTGTCTGGCATGATGTTTATGTTTACGGCTTGCTAAAAGAGGAATTTCAAATCTGGCGTAAGAAAAATACTGAACATACAAGGGAAATTACCCTGCAAAAAATGGCAGAAAGCATGAAGAACCATCTGGAGAAGTCTCTGTGAGTATCAGGATAATTCTTGTCGTCCTCTTCTCCATGTATTTTCTACTGGAATTATGCCGCCATTTTTTCCAAATTCAGAAATTAACTGCAATTGTAAAAATCATTCAGTCTCTTTTACTTATTTGTGCGGTTGTTTATTTGATTGTTCAGCAAATACTCCCGAGAAATTTATTCTTCGTGCCGAACTGGATTACAGGATTGTTATTAGGGCATATTTTATACACTCTTGGTTTTCTTATCATAGTAGGTTTTAATCCCATCGTTAAAAATCAATTTCTATCCTTTTTACAGGTATGCCGTTTTTCTTTTCTTTCGCCTATGATATTAGGTAGAACTTTCATTGTTGCACTTACAGAGGAAATTATTTATCGCGCTACTATCCAGCCTATTCTGATAGGAATAATCGGTAATGTTGTTATTGCCATTCTGATAGTATCCATCAGTTTTACCTTAGTGCATGAACATATTTTTAAAAATCAATTACGGCAGAATGTCGAATTTTTGATATTCTCTGTTATTATAAGTATTCTCTACCTGATTACAAATGATTTAGGTTTTGTAACAATTGTCCATTTCATTCGTAATATGGAAAGCAATTACCTGGAATTTCAGGAGAAATTACAGGAAACAAATGACCCTGAGAAATGTTTGGACGAGTTAGAAAGGACCCTGTTTGAGGTAAGCGGAGTTTCTTGATGTATAACAACGAATTAAATACAAATGTAAATAAATATACAGTTTATCTTGATGCGGTGTCGAAGACCTTTCACACATCCCACTTTCTATATAAAGATGAAGAAACAGGGAAGAGGAGTTTGATTAAAAAGAAGGAAGCCTGCGCCGCAGATAAAATAACTTTTGGTATTATGCCCGGTGAGATTATGGGGTTATTAGGTCCCAATGGTGCTGGAAAAACAACTACTGTAAAAATGATTTCGGGACTGGTAAAGCCGGATAGTGGAACGGTTTATGTAGATGGTATGAATGTG
This window encodes:
- a CDS encoding 2-dehydropantoate 2-reductase, which produces MNNVYAVSVVGPGALGCLFAGKLARAGFRVHLIDYQQERINRLSKSGIEIIEGDKTEKYYVHVTGHIPTMQNLIIILVKSYSTANLTLPPDTPVLTLQNGLGNVETLCKKTGAENILAGVTTEASTLIAEGKVRHTASGLTTFGSWTTASVKEPLEILEKAGFWVEITDSPSQIIWEKTAINAGINPLTAILNVPNGMLLKIREARELLRELVIEASKVAGTEGYRFSRSLVEVAEEVCEKTADNISSMLQDIRAGKRTEIDSISGEIFRRGTSAFLTTPRTKLVYQLVRSLEQREIT
- a CDS encoding lysophospholipid acyltransferase family protein, which gives rise to MRLPDIPYDSPYTFSRKQKIALTILPPVISFFLKNLFALCEWTVFDKEEYVDRTMETEGRVLIAFWHEHMAFGAHLFQGTHYHTLTSYSYDGELAARIVHRFGLEAVRGSSSKGGSDALKGLQKALENQGCVGWTLDGPKGPRRVAKPGIAVLSARTKTPIVPMTAIVSKCWRLNSWDCFPVPKPFSKIYVSFGPIIPPPSSEEEHQIENTRREVENALNTLIQRLQKVTGIQESI
- a CDS encoding DUF4203 domain-containing protein; translation: MDIFQQILNFPIHLSTIFLVMLLGFLICFTGYRIVYWIIGLCGFCILSSSSFLLLEGYATHLFPLTIALSFFLGILGSLFAIFFYKSGIFLLGVIGGFSFGIVLLPVMNIPIILLISGILGGILSFVIEKIIIVVATSSIGSLIVVWAIVRLLELIGILSITPDFEPSYFRMISMLTWLGLGLLGCAIQYKYSKSTPKKRNETL
- a CDS encoding CehA/McbA family metallohydrolase is translated as MKIKNPYLNSANSIWVKGNLHTHTSVSDGAFSPQDTINRYASLGYQFLMFSEHDLVAPINGLDTKGMVIIQGNEITEEGPHLLHVNAKKKVNPYLNRQKVLDEIRKDNGFAIISHPNWEEDFNHCPQEFLETWENYTGIEVYNGVVRCLPGNPCATDRWDLLLSQGKFVWGYANDDTHWEENFGVAWNVAQVESLTLENVLNALKNGNFYTSTGVEIEKIIVNSNKISLTTSNAKKIAVIVDYGRRIKEVHGNSICYEISDTFPYSYIRFECWGEGEAQAWTQPFRLV
- a CDS encoding GLUG motif-containing protein, encoding MNNRDCYGKPIYFFLFLFCCVIFLSGSSSWATPIQISSIEELQKIGNDANYPLNGVYELTEDIDASATSNWNEKAGFKPIGTFNNPFAGDFNGKGYKIKGLVISRADEDDIGLFGYVDAGGKVHNLRLENVSIKGNSNVGGIVGRNEGVVTQSCVNSGTIKGADYVGGLTGQNVGTVSQCYNLATITGNNRVGGLIGENLASVSNSYNSSSVTGKDYVGGLIGYNNSQGNNVTNCYSRGTVRTTAASTEERITGGLIAKKESGNINNCYWDINASGQSTSDGGTGKTTEEMKQKGTFINWDFETVWRIYSSDVYPYPYPFLRDISPGSIIVDSVGELQKIGKIYPLNGEFELIKDIDMSGIDLPPIGTNKDNPFKGKFDGKGYKIIGLTINRTSENYVGLFGYVDTKGEIKNLNIENASVSGSSFVGILAGQSYGTVSNCYTEGSVSGYTSASSSTSSSIGVLIGQNHGTVSSCRAKGSISGSTNISSIGILAGQNYGTISSCHAEGSVSGYASIGGAVGSNSGKISSCYAEVTTQGSINVGGLVGENNNEISNCYATGSVSGILYSGGLVGGNYRGTINYCYSAGPVSKTSGASYIGGLLGYNHLGTVSNSYWDTETSKQSSSAGGTGKTTAKMKQRATFAGWDFEKVWYIKENESYPQLISQFVGLNVVPDVVGMNQNSAQTVIKSANLTVGDVIQECSNDTSSGNVISQNPPAGTQVDPGSVVTIKVSTGACPMTLKELKNIIKKRFSLLDANGDNLISWDELSIVYPWLTREIFSQIDTNGDGNISQDEATTKNACGCTSKSFGNDSLWRHLFDFIFIGILLFMMNGSRLNK
- a CDS encoding GNAT family protein; amino-acid sequence: MIKKTHAIIRNADRFDAKELLRFYLHKPIFASLLDTKREPLMPNLSELEELLQHKDAAQSFYAVENKMGDICGFVVLKGINPEALFGEIMLLFENETYEREEVLIQEALEFIETRAFEQLHLRKLMTTCLDEEENLRNFLLNHSYQCEGCMREVLFTSGKWHNLETWAKFQITKVCRKN
- a CDS encoding GNAT family protein — translated: MSIITKSFIRRADRDDLDTLIRWMEDEDFQYFLYGDPARSPRTIREQIIGFLSKNTGSPIPASVYFIVDSPEGPLGMISLQNISWRNRSCNLDVYIAPEHRNHLTTGINVFRALEYAFDELNLHRITAIIYSFNKPSWKLLEFLGAQRELTLKDHITRNGVWHDVYVYGLLKEEFQIWRKKNTEHTREITLQKMAESMKNHLEKSL
- a CDS encoding CPBP family intramembrane metalloprotease, yielding MSIRIILVVLFSMYFLLELCRHFFQIQKLTAIVKIIQSLLLICAVVYLIVQQILPRNLFFVPNWITGLLLGHILYTLGFLIIVGFNPIVKNQFLSFLQVCRFSFLSPMILGRTFIVALTEEIIYRATIQPILIGIIGNVVIAILIVSISFTLVHEHIFKNQLRQNVEFLIFSVIISILYLITNDLGFVTIVHFIRNMESNYLEFQEKLQETNDPEKCLDELERTLFEVSGVS